The Staphylococcus saprophyticus subsp. saprophyticus ATCC 15305 = NCTC 7292 genome contains the following window.
AAAGAAGAAGATTAATAGTTAAAAATTGTTTTCATTTAAATTCTTTGCAATCATATTTTTCATACCTTTTCCAATTCCAAACACACAAAAATAACCCCGTAGGTATATGCCTACGGGGTTTTCAGATACAATATCTATTATTGTTCTTCTTTAACATATGGTAATAATGCCATATGACGAGAACGTTTAATAGCTAATGTCAACATACGTTGATATTTAGCTGAAGTACCTGTTACACGACGTGGTAAAATTTTACCACGTTCTGAGATAAAACGTTTTAATAATTCTGTATCTTTATAGTCGATGTGTGTAATTCCGTTTGCTGTGAAATAACAAACTTTTTTACGACGACGTCCGCCTCTTCTTGGTCCACCTGCCATGGTAACTGCCTCCTTTTAAGAAATTTTCATTTTTATATGTTCTATATAATTAGAATGGTAAGTCATCATCACTAATATCAATTGGTCCGTTTGCATTTGCAAATGGGTTATCAGATTGATTATTGTTTGATGAGTTATTGTTGTTATTACTTTGATAAGATGACGTATTTTGTCCTGATTGTTGTCCGCCAAAGTTTTGGAAATTATTGTTATT
Protein-coding sequences here:
- the rpsR gene encoding 30S ribosomal protein S18; this encodes MAGGPRRGGRRRKKVCYFTANGITHIDYKDTELLKRFISERGKILPRRVTGTSAKYQRMLTLAIKRSRHMALLPYVKEEQ